In Necator americanus strain Aroian chromosome IV, whole genome shotgun sequence, the following proteins share a genomic window:
- a CDS encoding hypothetical protein (NECATOR_CHRIV.G14889.T2) produces the protein MHLQAITETNQIAMENIRSFPGSSFPTLVTPIFPSSAAEIRDKFDKDFLIPMFECIPYLVWISMQPSATNKQKYDSLLLKLNYSVAILF, from the exons ATGCACCTACAAGCGATAACAGAAACAAATCAG ATAGCGATGGAGAATATCCGAAGCTTCCCAGGATCTTCATTTCCAACGTTAGTCACACCCATCTTCCCGTCATCAGCAGCAGAAATTCGAGACAAATTTGATAAAGACTTCCTTA TTCCAATGTTTGAATGCATACCGTATCTCGTTTGGATATCGATGCAGCCATCGGCAACGAACAAGCAAAAGTATGATTCTCTTTTGCTGAAACTTAATTATTCCGTTGCaattttgttttag